Proteins from a genomic interval of Zingiber officinale cultivar Zhangliang chromosome 2A, Zo_v1.1, whole genome shotgun sequence:
- the LOC122041153 gene encoding uncharacterized protein LOC122041153: MSRPARSDAHLPPEEAAKVEAETRDYFEGIAPKRHTKPSRSDYSAVYSDALRSSDPDSIPELDKLRHLETDPLKLVCDGQEVEEEYVETEYYKDLNGIDKEHHTTGTGFIKVEMKNTGSFVLGQAPDASDFQTPFKGNPATNEWIPSADIIIPASNKPKRSDI, encoded by the exons ATGTCGAGGCCGGCTCGGAGCGACGCCCACTTGCCGCCGGAGGAGGCCGCGAAGGTGGAGGCGGAGACGAGGGACTATTTTGAGGGGATCGCGCCGAAGCGCCACACCAAGCCCTCCAGAAGCGACTACTCCGCTGTCTACTCCGACGCACTCCGCTCCTCCGACCCCGATTCCATTCCCGAACTCGACAAGCTCCGACATCTCGAGACCGATCCCCTG AAACTAGTCTGCGATGGGCAGGAAGTGGAAGAAGAATATGTGGAGACGGAGTATTACAAGGATCTCAACGGTATAGACAAGGAACATCACACG ACAGGGACAGGTTTCATCAAAGTAGAAATGAAAAATACTGGCAGTTTTGTCCTAGGACAAGCACCTGATGCATCAGACTTCCAGACACCTTTCAAGGGGAATCCGGCTACAAATGAATGGATTCCCTCTGCAGACATA ATTATTCCTGCTTCAAACAAGCCCAAGAGGAGCGACATTTAA
- the LOC122041152 gene encoding protein OCTOPUS-like, with protein MGTREDPMTAEIERQVLHHHHLLQPQRRLPSSTCDLHPDETVTGFCASCLRERLAGLDAPAASAGRKSTSALRSVFQKVSSGAAPAAGPSFLRRSKSFSVARGGGGEGFSAQRPPAVAFEPQRRSCDVRGRSTLWSLFNQDGHRRVAENTCGAASSASASISISTVAVASNVIVSKVECRNLVFPGPCVAPPFSETREEENESNDEITPSVPVVLVVEETNEEAEEARTTELKLMKEHIDLDSQQQQQQQQAKKPPAKDLKEIASSFWLAASVFSKKLQKWRRKQKLKKQGGDATMRVEKPPTASRRFRDTQSEVAVDASGRRSCDTEPRFSLDAGRISFDDPRFSWDEPRASWDGYLIGGRSVFPRLPPMLSVVEDSPAQAVQRSDYLIPVEEDTTVPGGSSQTREYYLDSSSRRRRSLDRSASIREQPIEPTQPKPISNGKVSPAAGMDFFQFNPSTLLDRDVKDWSSNSLRDDYSGSFESAFKDQRGASAKKSRRWSKAWNIWGLIQRRSSSRGEANIVERSLSESWPELRSSSFNNRMLRCNSSISSRHSFSRNAGYGNMKKNNSNSMERNRSARYSTNHLDTPMLSFHMPPTPNSRRIGVSTNGGEANAFTLHDKAHSWTALSPSVGPL; from the exons ATGGGGACGCGAGAGGATCCTATGACGGCCGAGATCGAGAGGCAAGTGCTCCACCACCACCATTTGCTGCAACCACAGCGCCGCCTGCCTTCCTCCACGTGCGACCTCCACCCGGACGAGACCGTCACCGGCTTCTGCGCCTCCTGCCTCCGGGAACGCCTCGCCGGACTGGACGCACCTGCCGCCTCAGCCGGCCGCAAGTCCACCTCCGCCCTCCGGTCGGTCTTCCAGAAGGTCTCCTCCGGCGCCGCCCCGGCCGCTGGGCCCTCCTTCCTTCGCCGCTCCAAGTCCTTCTCCGTCGCCCGTGGCGGCGGAGGCGAAGGGTTCTCGGCCCAGCGGCCGCCCGCGGTGGCCTTTGAGCCGCAGCGGCGGTCCTGCGACGTCCGTGGCCGTAGCACCCTGTGGTCGCTGTTTAACCAGGATGGCCACCGACGGGTGGCTGAGAACACTTGCGGTGCGGCCTCCTCTGCCTCTGCCTCGATCTCGATCTCCACCGTTGCTGTCGCCAGCAATGTGATAGTTAGCAAGGTCGAGTGCCGAAACCTAGTGTTTCCTGGTCCCTGCGTCGCCCCTCCCTTCTCTGAGACACGAGAAGAGGAAAATGAGAGCAATGATGAGATCACGCCTTCCGTTCCCGTGGTGCTGGTGGTCGAGGAAACAAACGAGGAAGCGGAAGAAGCGAGAACGACCGAACTGAAGCTAATGAAGGAGCACATAGATCTCGACtcccagcagcagcagcagcagcagcaggcgAAGAAACCTCCGGCCAAGGACCTCAAGGAGATCGCCAGCAGCTTCTGGCTGGCCGCCTCTGTCTTCAGCAAAAAGCTCCAGAAGTGGCGGAGAAAACAGAAGCTAAAGAAGCAAGGAGGCGACGCCACAATGCGGGTGGAGAAGCCGCCCACTGCGTCCCGGAGGTTCCGGGACACGCAGTCGGAGGTCGCCGTGGATGCCTCCGGCCGGAGATCGTGCGACACTGAACCCCGCTTCTCGCTGGACGCCGGCCGGATCTCCTTCGACGACCCGAGGTTCTCCTGGGACGAGCCGAGGGCGTCCTGGGACGGCTACCTCATCGGAGGGCGGTCAGTATTCCCTCGTCTGCCTCCCATGCTCTCGGTGGTAGAGGACTCCCCCGCACAAGCTGTGCAACGATCGGACTATCTAATCCCCGTCGAGGAGGACACCACCGTCCCCGGTGGTTCGTCACAGACTCGGGAGTACTACTTGGATTCGTCCAGCAGGCGACGGCGTAGCCTTGACCGGTCGGCCTCCATCCGGGAGCAACCCATCGAGCCTACCCAGCCCAAACCAATCTCCAACGGGAAGGTATCCCCTGCTGCAGGTATGGATTTCTTCCAGTTTAACCCCAGCACATTGCTCGACCGGGATGTGAAAGACTGGAGTTCAAATTCTCTGAGAGATGATTACTCGGGAAGCTTCGAATCAGCCTTCAAGGACCAAAGAGGTGCTTCTGCCAAGAAATCTCGGAGGTGGAGCAAAGCATGGAACATTTGGGGGCTCATTCAGCGAAGAAGTAGCAGCAGAGGAGAAGCCAACATAGTCGAGAGATCTCTGTCGGAGTCCTGGCCGGAGCTGCGATCCAGTAGCTTCAATAACAGGATGCTCCGCTGTAACAGCAGCATAAGCTCTAGGCACTCTTTCAGTCGCAATGCCGGCTATGGGAACATGAAGAAGAACAATTCCAACTCCATGGAAAGGAACAGAAGTGCTAGGTATTCTACGAACCACCTCGACACCCCCATGCTAAGTTTTCACATGCCGCCGACGCCGAATAGCAGGAGAATTGGAGTTTCTACCAACGGGGGGGAGGCAAATGCCTTCACACTACATGACAAGGCACATTCTTGGACTGCATTGAGCCCTTCTGTTGGCCCTTT aTGA